In one Ictalurus furcatus strain D&B chromosome 10, Billie_1.0, whole genome shotgun sequence genomic region, the following are encoded:
- the ptprc gene encoding receptor-type tyrosine-protein phosphatase C isoform X35 produces the protein MAKFHGPRFLFLVLAGLVLCKQGHTETSSNSSTQSTPTVTTTVSLASTQGTADDKNGPENSSASTSDSSRTSSTMNTISPTLTTSTTTENYMTGLPTSTPLHQHPNTTVTVTTAENMKASTSDSSRTSSTMNTISPPLTTSTTTDNDDTGTPARNSSHSNKTTAGAVTDNYTTGFPPSTTEHQHQSHTTSNERENMNTSTSDSARNSSTMNTTSPPPPLTPNTTTDNDDTGTPARNTSHSNKTTAGAVAEMNITGFPPSTTEHQHQSHTTSNERENYTTGLPTSTPLHQHQSQTTLKERVTDIYTTGLPTITTEHQHQSHTTLNATVADNNTTTLLPNTTKHQHSHATVTVTTAEIVSASTSDSSRTSSTMNTTPPPLTTSTTTDNNDTGTPARNTSHSNKTTAGAENMNTSTSDSARNSSTMNTTSPPPPLTPSTTTDNNDTGTPARNTSHSNKTTAGAETSLKCSYTLEEENDTVTVKINKNDSAVKYKIKFTDTSDGSSTKTWPEESFPISLKSFKPCQNYNVTFDPPCNPMTGFFKTRELVDSDVSHTLNITGAKVQVCFETKWNLSECVDLNTSDSCTGYSVTFKGDPCKKSIPFTIPPVKPVINYTNEFPTKLRWDNQPSNCLKDLTYNCNGLTVADFEDLKPFHDYECTGTYDYESGTITSDPIRVKIDCDIVNEPSLSVSHNSIHASWQLDSQNCPSITTDFTWKVTCKNGSTSSLKGHCTKNSCEFSNLKSFTEYTCEFEAAYENKPFNTTTKTPKTWPGQPSFTKGPTKKEESHNAFKVSCSIDNWNGDPGKIFAELYINHNLQENKTDCNGKICDFLFTNLYYSTQYKIKVYAQNGHGNRTVILDMDHSTKYNDKAVIGFLAFLIVLTSVALLFVLYKIYLLKREKSSRNDQELDDLLPTNALLRVEPMSAEALLEAYKKKRADEGRLFMEEFQSVPRIFSNYSVREAKKPENQPKNRYVDILPYDYNRVTLSHGGTDYINASFIEGYKESNKYIAAQGPKEETVGDFWAMIWEQKTSIIVMVTRCEEGNKNKCAQYWPSMERETEIFEDLVVKIKGEENCPDYIIRHLTLMNRKEKAAEREVTHIQFTSWPDHGVPSDPGLLLKLRRRVNSFKNFFSGPIVVHCSAGVGRTGTYIGIDAMIESLEAEGRVDIYGYVVKLRRQRCLMVQVEAQYVLIHMALIEYSQFGETEMSLADFHSEVNTLRQKEGNETSLMDLEFQKLPKFRNYRASNTARTEENNKKNRSSIVPYDFNRVPIKVDDEASHDSEAEDEDEYSSDEEDEVPTKYINASYVDGYWCPSSFIVAQGPMPDTVADFLHMLYQKKVKTVFMLSDCTENDQEMCAQYWDDEKKTFGEMVVEVKETENFPTYIRRCLEIQHTKRKDSHTLQQYQFLKWVGHEIPPKPLDLVDMMKSARQSSVNSSKNNNLPIVAHCNDGSSRSGIFCALWKLLDSADTEKLVDIFQVAKDLRKARLGMINTLEQYEFLYAALEAAYPVQNGEVKKPSEAPADSVQIINESTALIPTNPSTDAEHQESTKEKPSEESTKEKPSEERTKEGTDSASPEEGVTESSSEIEKALSENTTNGPTATVEKTWGKTNDQL, from the exons AGAATTACATGACAGGCTTACCCACAAGCACCCCCTTGCATCAACACCCAAATACAACCGTAACCGTGACTACAGCAG AAAACATGAAAGCGAGCACCTCTGACTCCTCacgcacttcctccaccatgaaCACAATCTCACCCCCACTCACAACCAGCACAACAACAG ACAATGACGACACAGGCACACCCGCACGCAACTCCAGCCATTCAAACAAAACCACAGCTGGAGCAG TAACAGACAATTACACAACAGGCTTTCCTCCAAGCACCACCGAGCATcaacaccaatcacacacaactTCGAATGAACGAG AAAACATGAACACAAGCACCTCTGACTCCGCACGCAATTCCTCCACCATGAACACAAcctcacccccacccccactcacACCCAACACAACAACAG ACAATGACGACACAGGCACACCCGCACGCAACACCAGCCATTCAAACAAAACCACAGCTGGAGCAG TAGCAGAGATGAACATAACAGGCTTTCCTCCAAGCACCACCGAGCATcaacaccaatcacacacaactTCAAACGAACGAG AGAATTACACGACAGGCTTACCCACAAGCACCCCCTTGCATCAACACCAATCACAAACCACCTTGAAAGAACGAG TAACAGACATTTACACGACAGGCTTACCCACAATCACCACCGAGCATcaacaccaatcacacacaactTTGAATGCAACAG TAGCAGACAATAACACAACAACCTTGCTCCCAAACACCACCAAGCATCAACACTCACATGCAACCGTAACCGTGACTACAGCAG AAATCGTAAGCGCAAGCACCTCTGACTCCTCacgcacttcctccaccatgaaCACAACCCCACCCCCACTCACAACCAGCACAACAACAG ACAATAACGACACAGGCACACCCGCACGCAACACCAGCCATTCAAACAAAACCACAGCTGGAGCAG AAAACATGAACACAAGCACCTCTGACTCCGCACGCAATTCCTCCACCATGAACACAAcctcacccccacccccactcacACCCAGCACAACAACAG ACAATAACGACACAGGCACACCCGCACGCAACACCAGCCATTCAAACAAAACCACAGCTGGAGCAG AGACATCCCTCAAGT GCAGCTACACCCTCGAAGAAGAAAACGATACTGTGACAGTGAAAATTAACAAGAATGACTCAGCAGTCAAATACAAGATTAAATTCACAGACACATCAGATGGAAGCAGTACAAAAACATGGCCAGAAGAGTCTTTCCCAATATCACTTAAATCATTTAAGCCTTGCCAAAATTACAATGTCACTTTTGATCCTCCCTGTAACCCCATGactggattttttaaaacaagagaATTAG TTGACTCAGATGTAAGCCACACGTTGAACATAACTGGGGCAAAAGTACAAGTGTGTTTTGAGACCAAATGGAATTTGAGTGAATGTGTTGATCTCAATACCAGTGACTCCTGCACTGGCTATAGTGTGACTTTTAAAGGAGATCCCTGCAAGAAATCTATCCCTTTCACAATTCCCCCAG TAAAGCCTGTTATTAATTATACAAACGAGTTCCCTACGAAATTACGTTGGGACAATCAGCCTTCAAACTGCCTAAAAGACCTCACATACAACTGCAATG GTTTGACAGTTGCAGATTTTGAAGATTTGAAACCTTTTCATGATTATGAATGCACTGGGACATATGATTATGAGAGTGGAACAATTACAAGTGATCCCATCCGAGTTAAGATTGATTGTG ATATAGTGAATGAGCCCAGTCTCTCTGTAAGTCATAATAGCATTCATGCATCCTGGCAATTGGATAGCCAGAACTGTCCATCGATCACCACAGACTTCACCTGGAAAGTAACATGTAAAAATG GTTCCACCAGCTCTTTAAAAG GGCACTGTACTAAGAACTCCTGTGAATTTTCTAATTTGAAAAGTTTTACTGAATATACTTGTGAGTTTGAAGCAGCTTATGAAAACAAACCATTTAACACCACTACCAAAACCCCAAAAACCTGGCCTGGAC AACCGTCTTTCACAAAAGGTCcaacaaaaaaagaggaaagcCATAATGCTTTCAAAGTGAGCTGTTCAATCGACAATTGGAATGGTGATCCGGGAAAGATCTTCGCAGAGCTCTACATTAATCATAATCTGCAAGAGAATAAAACAGACTGCAATGGAAAaatttgtgattttcttttcacAAACCTCTACTACTCAACACAATATAAAATTAAG GTGTATGCCCAAAATGGTCATGGGAACAGAACAGTTATCCTTGATATGGATCATTCCACTAAAT ACAATGACAAAGCCGTTATTGGATTCCTGGCCTTTCTCATTGTTCTCACATCTGTTGCACTGCTGTTTGTCCTCTACAAAATCTAtcttttaaagagagagaagtcAAG CAGGAATGACCAAGAACTGGATGACCTTCTTCCTACAA ATGCACTGCTCCGGGTGGAACCCATGAGTGCTGAAGCGCTGCTGGAGGCCTACAAGAAGAAGAGGGCTGACGAAGGACGTCTGTTCATGGAGGAATTTCAG AGTGTTCCACGTATTTTCTCCAACTACTCGGTCAGAGAGGCCAAAAAACCAGAAAACCAACCCAAGAATCGCTATGTTGACATTCTTCCCT ATGATTATAATCGTGTTACTCTCTCTCATGGAGGAACAGATTACATCAACGCCAGTTTTATTGAG gGTTACAAGGAGTCCAACAAATACATTGCAGCCCAAG gaCCCAAGGAAGAGACAGTTGGAGATTTCTGGGCAATGATCTGGGAGCAAAAGACTTCGATTATTGTCATGGTAACCCGTTGTGAAGAAGGAAACAAG AACAAATGCGCTCAGTACTGGCCATCaatggagagagaaacagagatttTTGAGGATTTGGTTGTGAAAATCAAGGGAGAGGAAAACTGCCCGGATTACATAATTCGCCACCTGACCCTGATGAAT CGGAAAGAGAAGGCAGCGGAAAGAGAAGTCACTCACATCCAGTTCACGAGCTGGCCTGACCATGGTGTCCCCTCTGATCCTGGCCTGCTCCTTAAACTCCGCCGCAGAGTCAATTCCTTTAAAAACTTCTTCAGTGGTCCCATCGTCGTTCACTGCAG CGCTGGAGTTGGACGCACAGGGACCTACATCGGCATCGATGCCATGATTGAGAGTCTGGAGGCAGAAGGACGTGTGGACATTTATGGATATGTGGTCAAACTTCGCCGTCAAAGATGCCTCATGGTCCAAGTTGAG GCCCAGTATGTGCTCATCCACATGGCGCTGATCGAGTACAGTCAGTTTGGCGAGACAGAAATGTCACTCGCAGATTTCCACTCAGAGGTCAATACACTCAGACAGAAGGAGGGAAATGAGACATCTTTAATGGACCTGGAGTTTCAG AAACTTCCAAAATTCAGAAACTACAGGGCGTCCAACACGGCGCGGACTGAGgagaataataagaaaaaccGCTCGTCTATCGTGCCAT aTGACTTCAACCGAGTCCCAATTAAAGTGGACGACGAAGCCAGTCATGACAGCGAGGCTGAAGATGAGGACGAATATTCCTCAGACGAAGAAGATGAAGTCCCCACCAAATATATTAATGCCTCATATGTGGAT GGATACTGGTGCCCAAGTAGCTTCATTGTTGCTCAGGGACCTATGCCTGACACAGTTGCTGACTTTCTGCACATGCTTTACCAGAAGAAGGTTAAAACTGTGTTCATGCTCTCTGATTGCACTGAGAATGACCAG GAGATGTGCGCCCAGTATTGGGATGATGAGAAGAAAACATTTGGGGAGATGGTGGTGGAGGTCAAAGAGACTGAAAACTTCCCTACATACATCAGACGGTGCCTAGAAATACAGCACACAAAG AGGAAAGACAGCCACACATTGCAGCAGTACCAATTCCTGAAATGGGTGGGTCATGAGATCCCACCCAAGCCTCTCGACTTGGTTGACATGATGAAGAGTGCCAGACAGAGCAGTGTTAACAgcagcaaaaacaacaatttgccCATTGTAGCCCACTGCAA TGATGGCTCCTCACGTTCTGGAATCTTCTGCGCCTTGTGGAAGCTTCTGGACAGTGCGGACACAGAGAAACTGGTGGACATCTTCCAGGTGGCCAAGGACTTGCGCAAGGCTCGTCTAGGGATGATCAACACCCTC GAGCAGTACGAGTTCCTATATGCCGCCCTGGAGGCAGCGTACCCCGTGCAGAACGGCGAGGTGAAGAAGCCCAGTGAAGCCCCTGCTGACTCTGTGCAGATTATTAACGAATCAACAGCACTGATCCCAACGAATCCCAGCACAGACGCTGAGCACCAAGAGAGCACCAAAGAGAAACCAAGCGAAGAGAGCACCAAAGAGAAACCAAGCGAAGAGCGCACCAAGGAAGGCACTGACTCAGCATCGCCTGAAGAGGGAGTCACTGAGTCCAGCAGCGAGATAGAGAAAGCCCTCAGTGAAAACACCACTAATGGTCCCACTGCTACTGTAGAG AAAACATGGGGGAAAACTAATGACCAGCTCTGA
- the ptprc gene encoding receptor-type tyrosine-protein phosphatase C isoform X27, whose product MAKFHGPRFLFLVLAGLVLCKQGHTETSSNSSTQSTPTVTTTVSLASTQGTADDKNGPENSSASTSDSSRTSSTMNTISPTLTTSTTTENYMTGLPTSTPLHQHPNTTVTVTTAENMKASTSDSSRTSSTMNTISPPLTTSTTTDNDDTGTPARNSSHSNKTTAGAVTDNYTTGFPPSTTEHQHQSHTTSNERENMNTSTSDSARNSSTMNTTSPPPPLTPNTTTDNDDTGTPARNTSHSNKTTAGAVAEMNITGFPPSTTEHQHQSHTTSNEREIVSASTSDSSRTSSTMNTTPPPLTTSTTTDNNDTGTPARNTSHSNKTTAGAENMNTSTSDSARNSSTMNTTSPPPPLTPSTTTDNNDTGTPARNTSHSNKTTAGAENYTTGLPTSTPLHQHQSQTTLKERVTDIYTTGLPTITTKHQHQSHTTLNTTVADNNTTTLLPNTTKHQHSHATVTVTTAEIVSASTSDSSRNSSTMNTTSPPLTTSTTTETSLKCSYTLEEENDTVTVKINKNDSAVKYKIKFTDTSDGSSTKTWPEESFPISLKSFKPCQNYNVTFDPPCNPMTGFFKTRELVDSDVSHTLNITGAKVQVCFETKWNLSECVDLNTSDSCTGYSVTFKGDPCKKSIPFTIPPVKPVINYTNEFPTKLRWDNQPSNCLKDLTYNCNGLTVADFEDLKPFHDYECTGTYDYESGTITSDPIRVKIDCDIVNEPSLSVSHNSIHASWQLDSQNCPSITTDFTWKVTCKNGSTSSLKGHCTKNSCEFSNLKSFTEYTCEFEAAYENKPFNTTTKTPKTWPGQPSFTKGPTKKEESHNAFKVSCSIDNWNGDPGKIFAELYINHNLQENKTDCNGKICDFLFTNLYYSTQYKIKVYAQNGHGNRTVILDMDHSTKYNDKAVIGFLAFLIVLTSVALLFVLYKIYLLKREKSSRNDQELDDLLPTNALLRVEPMSAEALLEAYKKKRADEGRLFMEEFQSVPRIFSNYSVREAKKPENQPKNRYVDILPYDYNRVTLSHGGTDYINASFIEGYKESNKYIAAQGPKEETVGDFWAMIWEQKTSIIVMVTRCEEGNKNKCAQYWPSMERETEIFEDLVVKIKGEENCPDYIIRHLTLMNRKEKAAEREVTHIQFTSWPDHGVPSDPGLLLKLRRRVNSFKNFFSGPIVVHCSAGVGRTGTYIGIDAMIESLEAEGRVDIYGYVVKLRRQRCLMVQVEAQYVLIHMALIEYSQFGETEMSLADFHSEVNTLRQKEGNETSLMDLEFQKLPKFRNYRASNTARTEENNKKNRSSIVPYDFNRVPIKVDDEASHDSEAEDEDEYSSDEEDEVPTKYINASYVDGYWCPSSFIVAQGPMPDTVADFLHMLYQKKVKTVFMLSDCTENDQEMCAQYWDDEKKTFGEMVVEVKETENFPTYIRRCLEIQHTKRKDSHTLQQYQFLKWVGHEIPPKPLDLVDMMKSARQSSVNSSKNNNLPIVAHCNDGSSRSGIFCALWKLLDSADTEKLVDIFQVAKDLRKARLGMINTLEQYEFLYAALEAAYPVQNGEVKKPSEAPADSVQIINESTALIPTNPSTDAEHQESTKEKPSEESTKEKPSEERTKEGTDSASPEEGVTESSSEIEKALSENTTNGPTATVEKTWGKTNDQL is encoded by the exons AGAATTACATGACAGGCTTACCCACAAGCACCCCCTTGCATCAACACCCAAATACAACCGTAACCGTGACTACAGCAG AAAACATGAAAGCGAGCACCTCTGACTCCTCacgcacttcctccaccatgaaCACAATCTCACCCCCACTCACAACCAGCACAACAACAG ACAATGACGACACAGGCACACCCGCACGCAACTCCAGCCATTCAAACAAAACCACAGCTGGAGCAG TAACAGACAATTACACAACAGGCTTTCCTCCAAGCACCACCGAGCATcaacaccaatcacacacaactTCGAATGAACGAG AAAACATGAACACAAGCACCTCTGACTCCGCACGCAATTCCTCCACCATGAACACAAcctcacccccacccccactcacACCCAACACAACAACAG ACAATGACGACACAGGCACACCCGCACGCAACACCAGCCATTCAAACAAAACCACAGCTGGAGCAG TAGCAGAGATGAACATAACAGGCTTTCCTCCAAGCACCACCGAGCATcaacaccaatcacacacaactTCAAACGAACGAG AAATCGTAAGCGCAAGCACCTCTGACTCCTCacgcacttcctccaccatgaaCACAACCCCACCCCCACTCACAACCAGCACAACAACAG ACAATAACGACACAGGCACACCCGCACGCAACACCAGCCATTCAAACAAAACCACAGCTGGAGCAG AAAACATGAACACAAGCACCTCTGACTCCGCACGCAATTCCTCCACCATGAACACAAcctcacccccacccccactcacACCCAGCACAACAACAG ACAATAACGACACAGGCACACCCGCACGCAACACCAGCCATTCAAACAAAACCACAGCTGGAGCAG AGAATTACACGACAGGCTTACCCACAAGCACCCCCTTGCATCAACACCAATCACAAACCACCTTGAAAGAACGAG TAACAGACATTTACACGACAGGCTTACCCACAATCACCACCAAGCATcaacaccaatcacacacaactTTGAATACAACAG TAGCAGACAATAACACAACAACCTTGCTCCCAAACACCACCAAGCATCAACACTCACATGCAACCGTAACCGTGACTACAGCAG AAATCGTAAGCGCAAGCACCTCTGACTCCTCACGCAACTCCTCCACCATGAACACAACCTCACCCCCACTCACAACCAGCACAACAACAG AGACATCCCTCAAGT GCAGCTACACCCTCGAAGAAGAAAACGATACTGTGACAGTGAAAATTAACAAGAATGACTCAGCAGTCAAATACAAGATTAAATTCACAGACACATCAGATGGAAGCAGTACAAAAACATGGCCAGAAGAGTCTTTCCCAATATCACTTAAATCATTTAAGCCTTGCCAAAATTACAATGTCACTTTTGATCCTCCCTGTAACCCCATGactggattttttaaaacaagagaATTAG TTGACTCAGATGTAAGCCACACGTTGAACATAACTGGGGCAAAAGTACAAGTGTGTTTTGAGACCAAATGGAATTTGAGTGAATGTGTTGATCTCAATACCAGTGACTCCTGCACTGGCTATAGTGTGACTTTTAAAGGAGATCCCTGCAAGAAATCTATCCCTTTCACAATTCCCCCAG TAAAGCCTGTTATTAATTATACAAACGAGTTCCCTACGAAATTACGTTGGGACAATCAGCCTTCAAACTGCCTAAAAGACCTCACATACAACTGCAATG GTTTGACAGTTGCAGATTTTGAAGATTTGAAACCTTTTCATGATTATGAATGCACTGGGACATATGATTATGAGAGTGGAACAATTACAAGTGATCCCATCCGAGTTAAGATTGATTGTG ATATAGTGAATGAGCCCAGTCTCTCTGTAAGTCATAATAGCATTCATGCATCCTGGCAATTGGATAGCCAGAACTGTCCATCGATCACCACAGACTTCACCTGGAAAGTAACATGTAAAAATG GTTCCACCAGCTCTTTAAAAG GGCACTGTACTAAGAACTCCTGTGAATTTTCTAATTTGAAAAGTTTTACTGAATATACTTGTGAGTTTGAAGCAGCTTATGAAAACAAACCATTTAACACCACTACCAAAACCCCAAAAACCTGGCCTGGAC AACCGTCTTTCACAAAAGGTCcaacaaaaaaagaggaaagcCATAATGCTTTCAAAGTGAGCTGTTCAATCGACAATTGGAATGGTGATCCGGGAAAGATCTTCGCAGAGCTCTACATTAATCATAATCTGCAAGAGAATAAAACAGACTGCAATGGAAAaatttgtgattttcttttcacAAACCTCTACTACTCAACACAATATAAAATTAAG GTGTATGCCCAAAATGGTCATGGGAACAGAACAGTTATCCTTGATATGGATCATTCCACTAAAT ACAATGACAAAGCCGTTATTGGATTCCTGGCCTTTCTCATTGTTCTCACATCTGTTGCACTGCTGTTTGTCCTCTACAAAATCTAtcttttaaagagagagaagtcAAG CAGGAATGACCAAGAACTGGATGACCTTCTTCCTACAA ATGCACTGCTCCGGGTGGAACCCATGAGTGCTGAAGCGCTGCTGGAGGCCTACAAGAAGAAGAGGGCTGACGAAGGACGTCTGTTCATGGAGGAATTTCAG AGTGTTCCACGTATTTTCTCCAACTACTCGGTCAGAGAGGCCAAAAAACCAGAAAACCAACCCAAGAATCGCTATGTTGACATTCTTCCCT ATGATTATAATCGTGTTACTCTCTCTCATGGAGGAACAGATTACATCAACGCCAGTTTTATTGAG gGTTACAAGGAGTCCAACAAATACATTGCAGCCCAAG gaCCCAAGGAAGAGACAGTTGGAGATTTCTGGGCAATGATCTGGGAGCAAAAGACTTCGATTATTGTCATGGTAACCCGTTGTGAAGAAGGAAACAAG AACAAATGCGCTCAGTACTGGCCATCaatggagagagaaacagagatttTTGAGGATTTGGTTGTGAAAATCAAGGGAGAGGAAAACTGCCCGGATTACATAATTCGCCACCTGACCCTGATGAAT CGGAAAGAGAAGGCAGCGGAAAGAGAAGTCACTCACATCCAGTTCACGAGCTGGCCTGACCATGGTGTCCCCTCTGATCCTGGCCTGCTCCTTAAACTCCGCCGCAGAGTCAATTCCTTTAAAAACTTCTTCAGTGGTCCCATCGTCGTTCACTGCAG CGCTGGAGTTGGACGCACAGGGACCTACATCGGCATCGATGCCATGATTGAGAGTCTGGAGGCAGAAGGACGTGTGGACATTTATGGATATGTGGTCAAACTTCGCCGTCAAAGATGCCTCATGGTCCAAGTTGAG GCCCAGTATGTGCTCATCCACATGGCGCTGATCGAGTACAGTCAGTTTGGCGAGACAGAAATGTCACTCGCAGATTTCCACTCAGAGGTCAATACACTCAGACAGAAGGAGGGAAATGAGACATCTTTAATGGACCTGGAGTTTCAG AAACTTCCAAAATTCAGAAACTACAGGGCGTCCAACACGGCGCGGACTGAGgagaataataagaaaaaccGCTCGTCTATCGTGCCAT aTGACTTCAACCGAGTCCCAATTAAAGTGGACGACGAAGCCAGTCATGACAGCGAGGCTGAAGATGAGGACGAATATTCCTCAGACGAAGAAGATGAAGTCCCCACCAAATATATTAATGCCTCATATGTGGAT GGATACTGGTGCCCAAGTAGCTTCATTGTTGCTCAGGGACCTATGCCTGACACAGTTGCTGACTTTCTGCACATGCTTTACCAGAAGAAGGTTAAAACTGTGTTCATGCTCTCTGATTGCACTGAGAATGACCAG GAGATGTGCGCCCAGTATTGGGATGATGAGAAGAAAACATTTGGGGAGATGGTGGTGGAGGTCAAAGAGACTGAAAACTTCCCTACATACATCAGACGGTGCCTAGAAATACAGCACACAAAG AGGAAAGACAGCCACACATTGCAGCAGTACCAATTCCTGAAATGGGTGGGTCATGAGATCCCACCCAAGCCTCTCGACTTGGTTGACATGATGAAGAGTGCCAGACAGAGCAGTGTTAACAgcagcaaaaacaacaatttgccCATTGTAGCCCACTGCAA TGATGGCTCCTCACGTTCTGGAATCTTCTGCGCCTTGTGGAAGCTTCTGGACAGTGCGGACACAGAGAAACTGGTGGACATCTTCCAGGTGGCCAAGGACTTGCGCAAGGCTCGTCTAGGGATGATCAACACCCTC GAGCAGTACGAGTTCCTATATGCCGCCCTGGAGGCAGCGTACCCCGTGCAGAACGGCGAGGTGAAGAAGCCCAGTGAAGCCCCTGCTGACTCTGTGCAGATTATTAACGAATCAACAGCACTGATCCCAACGAATCCCAGCACAGACGCTGAGCACCAAGAGAGCACCAAAGAGAAACCAAGCGAAGAGAGCACCAAAGAGAAACCAAGCGAAGAGCGCACCAAGGAAGGCACTGACTCAGCATCGCCTGAAGAGGGAGTCACTGAGTCCAGCAGCGAGATAGAGAAAGCCCTCAGTGAAAACACCACTAATGGTCCCACTGCTACTGTAGAG AAAACATGGGGGAAAACTAATGACCAGCTCTGA